Proteins encoded in a region of the Streptomyces sp. NBC_01471 genome:
- a CDS encoding ABC transporter permease: MTLTVPGTGAAATGLVAPRPPRHRPRPRGYALGVRAVGPLVLIGLWWAASATGVLTADVLASPSQVLSATGELWSNGQLGDALRTSLTRSALGLLIGLTAGLSLGVITGSTRLGDELLDSSVQVLRTVPFLALVPLFMVWFGINETAKVALIGVATTFPMYVATSSGVRNADRRLLEAMRSFGMGRWSLIRTVILPGALPSLLAGLRLSMTLSVIALIAAEEINATAGIGYLMTQAQNYARTDVLAVCILIYGALGLLADGTVRLLEYVAMPWARQGGSR; encoded by the coding sequence ATGACCCTCACCGTCCCCGGCACCGGGGCCGCCGCGACCGGGCTCGTCGCGCCGCGTCCGCCGCGCCACCGGCCGAGGCCGCGTGGCTACGCGCTCGGCGTCCGCGCCGTCGGGCCTCTCGTCCTGATCGGTCTGTGGTGGGCCGCATCGGCCACCGGAGTACTCACCGCCGATGTGCTGGCCTCACCCTCGCAGGTCCTCTCCGCCACCGGCGAGCTGTGGTCCAACGGGCAGCTCGGTGACGCCCTGCGGACCTCCCTCACCCGTTCCGCGCTCGGTCTGCTCATCGGGCTCACGGCCGGTCTCTCCCTCGGTGTGATCACCGGCTCCACCCGGCTCGGCGACGAGCTGCTCGACTCCTCCGTACAGGTGCTGCGCACCGTCCCGTTCCTGGCCCTGGTCCCGCTCTTCATGGTCTGGTTCGGCATCAACGAGACGGCCAAGGTGGCGTTGATCGGGGTGGCAACCACCTTCCCCATGTACGTCGCGACCAGCAGCGGCGTACGCAACGCCGACCGCAGACTGCTGGAGGCGATGCGCAGTTTCGGCATGGGCCGGTGGAGTCTGATCCGTACGGTGATCCTGCCGGGGGCGCTGCCCTCGCTGCTGGCCGGGCTGCGGCTGTCGATGACGCTCAGCGTCATCGCACTGATCGCCGCCGAGGAGATCAACGCCACGGCCGGCATCGGCTATCTGATGACGCAGGCGCAGAATTACGCCCGTACCGACGTCCTCGCTGTCTGCATCCTGATCTACGGCGCACTCGGCCTGCTCGCCGACGGGACGGTGCGGCTCCTGGAGTACGTGGCCATGCCCTGGGCCCGCCAGGGGGGTTCCCGATGA
- a CDS encoding ABC transporter ATP-binding protein encodes MTAAPVQPAGDIAVHVRGVRRVFDGTPVLDGLDLTVARGEFVALLGASGSGKTTLLRILGALDHSDGGTVLVPEARTTVFQEPRLIPSRRAWQNVTVALPRAAAGRDSALAALTEVGLADRADAWPGTLSGGEAQRVALARALVRSPELLLLDEPFAALDALTRLRMQDLVGELCRVHQPAVLLVTHDVDEAVRLADRVAVLRDGRLITDEPVNIAHPRDPAHPAFAALRRRLLDDLGVHRPGAAPTTTGVPA; translated from the coding sequence ATGACCGCCGCACCCGTGCAGCCCGCCGGTGACATCGCGGTACACGTCCGCGGGGTGCGCCGGGTCTTCGACGGCACCCCCGTCCTGGACGGCCTCGACCTCACCGTCGCGCGCGGAGAGTTCGTGGCGCTCCTCGGTGCCAGCGGCAGCGGAAAGACCACCCTCCTGAGGATCCTGGGCGCCCTCGACCACAGCGACGGGGGCACCGTGCTCGTCCCCGAGGCACGCACGACCGTGTTCCAGGAACCCCGGCTCATCCCCTCCCGCCGGGCCTGGCAGAACGTCACCGTCGCCCTGCCGCGCGCCGCCGCCGGACGGGACTCCGCACTGGCCGCGCTCACCGAAGTCGGCCTCGCGGACCGCGCCGACGCATGGCCCGGGACCCTGTCCGGCGGCGAGGCGCAGCGTGTGGCGCTCGCCCGGGCACTGGTCCGCTCCCCCGAACTCCTGCTGCTCGACGAGCCGTTCGCCGCACTCGACGCGCTGACCCGGCTGCGGATGCAGGACCTGGTGGGAGAGCTGTGCCGGGTGCACCAGCCGGCTGTGCTGCTGGTCACGCACGACGTGGACGAGGCGGTACGGCTCGCCGACCGCGTCGCCGTGCTCCGCGACGGCCGGCTCATCACCGACGAACCCGTGAACATCGCCCACCCGCGCGACCCGGCGCACCCCGCCTTCGCGGCGCTGCGCCGCCGACTGCTCGACGACCTCGGCGTGCACCGGCCCGGCGCCGCCCCCACTACGACAGGAGTCCCCGCGTGA
- a CDS encoding ABC transporter substrate-binding protein: MSVTIGVHPANPTLFHLARLDYAQQELAPLGETVDWHHYTDGVSTGALLTDGTLDFGGTGSTPPITAQAAGHDIVYTAVSAPRPGHGALLVLDDGPVHRVADLRTATVHLAIGSWQTHLVAKALHDAGLDYGSDITPRRGTSDSEQLLRDGVIGAWVAQGADLVAARERGGLRVLIPTADVLTDRSVFFARRDTAEERPELVAAITRALHRADAWVAAHPQEAAAQIAGAAGGSAVHWQQALSALPWRTEAPGKAFLDEQQQAADILYAAGFLPGQVTVADAVAHSVSTVQEG; encoded by the coding sequence GTGAGCGTCACCATCGGCGTGCACCCAGCCAACCCGACCCTCTTCCACCTGGCCCGGCTCGACTACGCGCAGCAGGAACTCGCTCCGCTGGGCGAGACCGTCGACTGGCACCACTACACCGACGGAGTCTCCACCGGCGCGCTGCTCACGGACGGCACCCTGGACTTCGGGGGGACCGGATCGACTCCGCCGATCACCGCGCAGGCCGCAGGTCACGACATCGTCTACACCGCGGTCTCCGCGCCCCGCCCAGGACACGGTGCGCTGCTCGTGCTCGACGACGGACCCGTGCACCGCGTGGCCGACCTGCGTACCGCCACCGTCCACCTGGCCATCGGATCCTGGCAGACCCATCTGGTCGCCAAGGCCCTGCACGACGCGGGACTCGACTACGGCAGCGACATCACCCCGCGGCGCGGCACCTCCGATTCGGAACAGCTGCTGCGTGACGGTGTGATCGGCGCCTGGGTGGCCCAGGGCGCGGACCTGGTGGCGGCCCGCGAGCGCGGCGGACTGCGTGTCCTGATCCCCACGGCCGACGTCCTCACGGACCGCTCCGTGTTCTTCGCCCGCCGCGACACCGCGGAAGAGCGTCCCGAGCTGGTGGCGGCGATCACCCGGGCCCTGCACCGGGCCGACGCGTGGGTGGCCGCGCATCCGCAGGAGGCGGCGGCGCAGATCGCCGGTGCGGCGGGCGGCAGCGCCGTGCACTGGCAGCAGGCGCTCTCCGCGCTCCCGTGGCGTACCGAGGCGCCGGGGAAGGCCTTCCTCGACGAGCAGCAGCAGGCCGCGGACATCCTGTACGCGGCGGGCTTCCTGCCCGGGCAGGTCACCGTGGCCGATGCCGTGGCCCACTCCGTCAGCACAGTTCAGGAGGGCTGA
- a CDS encoding LLM class flavin-dependent oxidoreductase has translation MSAPEVLWYIIPREGPYPWEPAGRRPVDLAYLSRLAGAVESLGYTGALLATDLHDVWPLGSALAARTSTAFKPLLAVHPGLIAPPLLAKMALTFDHLFGGRLRFNVVNGSTAKLQQYGLHVGHDERYELSAEYWSVVKRLTAGEVFDHKGRFYDLKDAGAELRELPPVQTPHIPLWFGGSSAPGIEMAAEHVDVYLTWAEPAGQLAAKLAVVRERAAAHGRTLRLGLRVHLIVRDTEDEAWAAADRLLDVTGEATYQRQLGQAGEDGVGWQRQFRQHGGRVPAHARELETHPNIWPGMSLFRPGPGTAVVGSTAQVVDRLQEYRALGIDTFILSGNPLLEEAYRVAETVLPALGVRRA, from the coding sequence GTGTCCGCGCCCGAAGTTCTCTGGTACATCATCCCGCGCGAAGGGCCCTACCCCTGGGAGCCGGCCGGCCGTCGCCCCGTCGATCTGGCGTATCTGTCGAGGCTCGCGGGGGCCGTCGAGTCGCTGGGCTACACCGGTGCGCTCCTCGCCACCGACCTGCACGACGTCTGGCCGCTCGGCAGCGCGCTCGCCGCCCGGACCAGTACCGCCTTCAAGCCCCTCCTCGCCGTGCACCCCGGCCTGATCGCGCCGCCGCTGCTCGCCAAGATGGCCCTCACCTTCGACCACCTGTTCGGCGGCAGGCTCCGTTTCAACGTCGTCAACGGCTCCACCGCCAAGCTCCAGCAGTACGGACTGCACGTCGGCCACGACGAGCGCTACGAGCTCAGCGCCGAGTACTGGTCCGTGGTGAAGCGGCTGACGGCAGGCGAGGTCTTCGACCACAAGGGCCGTTTCTACGATCTGAAGGACGCCGGGGCCGAACTGCGCGAACTGCCGCCGGTGCAGACACCGCACATCCCACTCTGGTTCGGCGGGTCGTCCGCACCGGGCATCGAGATGGCCGCCGAGCATGTCGACGTCTATCTCACCTGGGCCGAACCGGCCGGACAGCTCGCCGCGAAACTGGCGGTCGTACGGGAGCGGGCCGCCGCCCACGGCCGCACGCTCCGTCTCGGCCTGCGGGTCCATCTGATCGTCCGCGACACCGAGGACGAGGCGTGGGCGGCCGCCGACCGGCTGCTCGACGTCACCGGCGAGGCCACCTACCAGCGGCAGCTCGGCCAGGCCGGGGAGGACGGGGTCGGCTGGCAGCGTCAGTTCCGCCAGCACGGTGGCCGGGTCCCGGCACACGCCCGTGAGCTGGAGACACACCCCAACATCTGGCCCGGTATGAGCCTCTTCCGCCCCGGCCCCGGAACAGCGGTGGTGGGCTCCACCGCCCAGGTCGTCGACCGCCTCCAGGAGTACCGGGCCCTGGGCATCGACACCTTCATCCTCTCCGGCAACCCCCTCCTCGAAGAGGCGTACCGCGTCGCGGAGACAGTGCTTCCGGCGCTCGGTGTGAGGCGCGCCTGA